The proteins below come from a single Natranaerofaba carboxydovora genomic window:
- a CDS encoding RNA polymerase sigma factor — translation MPFSPFLFCHKQKIEEKELINKYYDNLPAKDRSVIYYKIIEELSFEEMGAKLDEKETTLRSRYKRALDKLKRMIGNNYN, via the coding sequence TTGCCATTTTCTCCATTTCTATTTTGCCACAAACAAAAAATTGAAGAAAAAGAGTTGATAAATAAATATTACGACAACCTGCCCGCTAAAGACAGATCGGTTATTTATTATAAAATTATAGAGGAGCTAAGCTTTGAGGAGATGGGTGCAAAATTAGATGAAAAAGAAACAACTCTTCGTTCACGATACAAGAGAGCTTTAGATAAATTGAAAAGAATGATTGGAAATAACTATAATTGA
- a CDS encoding DUF4367 domain-containing protein — protein sequence MNKDFENEKWEKLLSDIEKHRGKKRLKKFGKGISFVILGLFFINFSVGAFFTSPTGALRSVVLDISREEDGHYVQYSWLPDEKLDEMELELEDEDVYLPEYLPPGYELDEFEISPGKNYSATIVFTDDNNTILRLTQRKSPKNGESTRAFPNADETENIEISGNEGIIAYHESDTIVVFFIDHRGIEHVLTGKVSEEEMINIAESIH from the coding sequence ATGAATAAAGACTTTGAAAATGAAAAATGGGAAAAACTGCTTTCAGATATTGAAAAACATCGAGGAAAAAAGAGATTAAAAAAATTTGGCAAAGGTATCTCTTTTGTCATTTTAGGCTTATTTTTTATTAATTTTTCTGTAGGTGCTTTCTTTACTTCTCCTACGGGGGCTCTAAGGTCGGTTGTTTTAGATATTAGTCGTGAAGAGGATGGGCACTACGTACAATACAGCTGGCTACCCGATGAAAAGTTAGATGAGATGGAGTTGGAATTAGAAGATGAGGATGTGTATTTGCCAGAATATTTACCGCCAGGGTATGAGTTAGACGAATTTGAAATATCACCTGGAAAAAATTATAGTGCTACCATTGTTTTTACCGATGATAATAATACAATATTGCGTTTAACTCAGAGGAAATCACCTAAAAATGGAGAGAGTACTAGGGCTTTTCCAAATGCCGATGAAACTGAAAATATAGAAATTAGTGGTAATGAGGGGATAATTGCTTACCATGAAAGTGACACTATAGTTGTTTTTTTTATTGATCACAGAGGAATTGAACATGTTTTAACTGGCAAAGTATCAGAAGAAGAAATGATTAATATAGCTGAATCTATTCATTGA